A stretch of Lagopus muta isolate bLagMut1 chromosome 9, bLagMut1 primary, whole genome shotgun sequence DNA encodes these proteins:
- the CHRD gene encoding chordin isoform X4 → MRCVICHCETQRNRRGKPVGKVNCKNMKQDCPVPTCPHATLLPGHCCHTCPKALPGPLEKSSEPPFDTFEYFQDKEDEMDKPYNDRSYLSSEGLARDDARTEFVALLTSGPEPWHPTSSAVAKARFTLLRSYLLFSISYERLGRPSRVRFSDPEGTVLFEHPVQKSAAPEDGMLCGMWRTVSKANIQLLRAEQLRVSLITRAQPSGEVHGHILKHRALFAETFGAILTSSDPTHLGAGGMAMLTLSDTENNLHFILMARGLLEPGAGESPWVPLRVRILHQGQMLREVHANITMEDPDFAEVLNDLSTHELQWLAQGQLRIVADTEGQHPRQLEGTITARRSCDTIQSVLCGADALQPTKTGAVGSAKLALHENGTLEYQVRVVGTASEVVGVTLETKPRRKNKRNVLFDMTPSYRDGLAQGVWHSPSARDAHMLLQNELFLNVATKDWVEGELRGQVISLPYSGLLARYTEMPVPLAGQLVSPAVSSGAGGHAWLSLDEHCHLHYEIVVAGLGRPADGTVSAQLHGVAELGEMGSRPHLHKRMLKGFYGTEAQGVVKDLDAELLQHLAQGTAFLQVSTKAHPRGEMRGWVHIPNHCQAGGARLSTGEAGLSEGPKSRDVEQLKKDPNSCFFEGQHRAHGTRWAPDYDKKCSICSCQKRTVICDPILCQPLNCTRQVHPEELCCPVCEEKKMEQEQLKLERARDSSEGCYFDGDKTWRGSGTRWHPVVPPFGLIKCAICTCKVSLGGLKAGELQCPPESCARSPQGTTGEVHCEKVQCPRLTCANPVRVSPSDCCKQCPAPEKSVPELTDGMQADGPRACRFGRRWYLNNESWHPSVPPFGEMKCILCWCVSGETHCQRQECPPGACASPSRRDNPCCAKCRALDAPPEKMHEATAESWSH, encoded by the exons ATGCGCTGTGTGATCTGCCATTGCGAGACG CAGAGGAATCGCCGAGGGAAACCAGTGGGGAAAGTGAACTGCAAGAACATGAAGCAGGATTGCCCTGTTCCCACCTGCCCCCATGCCACGCTGTTGCCCGGGCACTGCTGCCACACCTGTCCCAAAG CATTGCCAGGACCCCTGGAGAAGAGCTCCGAGCCACCTTTCGACACCTTTGAGTACTTCCAGGACAAGGAGGATGAGATGGACAAGCCGTACAACGACCGCTCCTACCTCAGCTCCGAAGGTTTGGCACGCGACGATGCCCGCACAG AATTCGTGGCCCTGCTGACAAGTGGCCCGGAGCCGTGGCACCCCACATCCAGCGCGGTGGCCAAGGCTCGCTTCACCCTGCTGCGCTCCTACCTGCTCTTCTCCATCAGCTACGAGCG GCTGGGCCGGCCGAGCCGGGTGCGTTTCAGCGACCCTGAGGGCACCGTGCTGTTTGAGCACCCAGTACAGAAGAGCGCAGCCCCTGAGGATGGCATG ctctgtgggatGTGGAGGACGGTGTCCAAAGCCAACATACAACTGCTGCGTGCTGAGCAGCTCCGCGTGTCCCTCATCACCCGTGCGCAGCCCTCTGGAGAGGTGCACGGGCACATCCTCAAGCACCGCGCGCTCTTTGCAG AGACATTTGGTGCTATCCTGACCTCATCAGACCCCACACATCTTGGGGCTGGGGGCATGGCCATGCTGACGCTGAGCGACACCGAGAACAACCTACACTTCATCCTCATGGCCCGTGGGCTGCTGGAGCCGGGCGCTGGGG AGTCCCCCTGGGTACCGCTGCGGGTCCGTATCCTGCACCAAGGCCAGATGCTTCGTGAGGTGCATGCCAACATCACTATGGAG GACCCCGACTTCGCGGAGGTGCTGAATGACCTGTCCACCCATGAGCTGCAGTGGTTGGCACAGGGGCAGCTCCGCATCGTGGCTGACACCGAGGGTCAGCACCCGCGCCAGCTGGAGGGCACCATTACTGCCCGCCGCAGCTGTGACA CCATCCAAAGCGTGCTGTGCGGCGCAGACGCATTGCAGCCCACCAAGACGGGGGCGGTGGGCTCAGCCAAGCTGGCGCTGCATGAGAACGGCACGCTGGAATACCAG GTGCGGGTGGTGGGCACAGCCAGCGAGGTGGTGGGGGTCACACTGGAGACCAAACCGCGGCGGAAGAACAAGAGGAACGTCCTCTTTGACATGACCCCCAGCTATAGGGACGGGCTG GCTCAGGGAGTGTGGCACAGCCCCAGTGCCCGCGATGCGCACATGCTGCTGCAGAACGAGCTCTTCCTCAACGTGGCCACCAAGGATTGGGTAGAGGGTGAGCTGAGGGGCCAGGTCATCTCCCTGCCCTACAGTGGGCTCTTGGCACGCTACACAG AGATGCCAGTGCCGTTGGCGGGGCAGCTGGTatcccctgcagtgagcagcggggccgggggccATGCATGGCTGTCGCTGGATGAGCACTGCCACCTGCACTACGAGATTGTGGTGGCGGGGCTGGGCCGCCCAGCTGATGGCACAGTCAGCGCCCAGCTGCACGGTGTGGCCGAGCTGGGCGAGATGGGCTCACGGCCACACCTGCACAAGCGGATGCTCAAGGGGTTCTATGGCACTGAG GCTCAGGGGGTGGTGAAGGACCTGGacgctgagctgctgcagcacctaGCACAGGGCACTGCGTTCCTGCAAGTCAGCACCAAGGCACACCCACGTGGGGAGATGCGGGGATGG GTGCACATCCCCAACCACTGCCAGGCAGGAGGGGCCCGCCTGTCCACCGGGGAGGCTGGGCTCTCAGAGGGCCCCAAAAGCAGGGATGTAGAACAGCTGAAAAAGGACCCCAACTCCTGCTTCTTCGAGGGGCAGCACCGTGCACATGGCACCCGCTGGGCACCTGACTACGACAAGAAGtgctccatctgcagctgccAG AAGCGCACAGTGATCTGCGATCCCATCCTGTGCCAGCCCCTCAACTGTACCCGCCAGGTGCACcctgaggagctgtgctgccccgtCTGTGAAG AGAAGAAgatggagcaggagcagctgaagctggAACGGGCACGGGACAGCAGTGAGG GCTGCTACTTTGATGGGGACAAGACGTGGCGAGGCTCTGGCACCCGCTGGCACCCTGTCGTACCGCCCTTCGGCCTCATCAAATGTGCCATCTGCACCTGCAAGGTGAGTCTTGGGGGTCTCAAAGCAGGGGAGCTCCAGTGCCCCCCTGAGTCCTGTGCACGCTCCCCACAGGGCACCACGGGTGAAGTGCACTGTGAGAAGGTGCAGTGCCCACGCCTCACCTGTGCCAACCCTGTGCGCGTCAGCCCCTCCGACTGCTGCAAGCAGTGCCCAG CCCCTGAGAAGAGTGTCCCTGAGCTGACCGATGGCATGCAGGCAGACGGACCCCGTGCGTGCCGCTTTGGGCGCCGCTGGTACCTCAACAATGAGAGCTGGCACCCCTCGGTGCCACCCTTTGGGGAGATGAAGTGCATCCTGTGCTGGTGTGTG TCAGGAGAGACGCACTGCCAGCGCCAGGAGTGCCCGCCAGGTGCCTGTGCCAGCCCCAGCAGGAGGGACAACCCCTGCTGTGCCAAGTGTCGTG CCCTGGATGCGCCCCCAGAAAAGATGCACGAAGCCACAGCAGAGTCATGGAGCCACTGA